In Stigmatopora nigra isolate UIUO_SnigA chromosome 11, RoL_Snig_1.1, whole genome shotgun sequence, the following proteins share a genomic window:
- the klhdc3l gene encoding leucine-zipper-like transcriptional regulator 1 homolog isoform X1: protein MSQNRPCLWNQLSQSVTAPCDRYKHACCSSDGNIYILAGRNNSTLGDFWSYSVVRNQWTQLSCVGETAPEEVEEHSMVVYKGFIYVFGGTLDSGYASLRCPLWVYDIAKRNWMECPTKVISSQTPMPTNRKSHSAVVIGSSMLIYGGFIDIKGSSQEFWSLDLDTMVWSLLTDIHQRSLSPGPRHSHSGMVYQSCMYLFGGLQGLKEQRDFWKWNPASYTWSSLKTKFGPSKLIGHSAVAYKESMLLFGGGESLNNPMGSLWKYDFSTHTWSQVIKMPGSSSPDKIHHCCIGVGLNYSAHTTSISSESNLKQQSEKCRPFKNKCYPASLTFLGSEGAIELQTFTLEKCHHKTLDVTEKDKCELLERNVHQVDSSLTFENQAFNKHWSCTEEELFEEENQDTFKHLPDMLLVLGGRPFSAFKPISVWQMTLSDC, encoded by the exons ATGAGTCAAAATAGACCCTGCCTGTGGAACCAGCTTTCTCAAAGTGTCACTGCTCCTTGTGACCGCTATAAGCATGCCTGCTGCAGCTCTGATGGAAACATCTATATCTTGGCAGGAAGAAACAACAGCACTCTGGGTGACTTTTGGAGTTACAGTGTAG TGCGTAATCAATGGACACAGTTGAGTTGTGTAGGAGAGACTGCACCAGAGGAAGTTGAGGAACATTCCATGGTCGTTTACAAG GGCTTTATTTACGTCTTTGGAGGCACACTAGATTCAGGATACGCCTCGTTGAGATGTCCCCTTTGGGTGTATGACATCG CAAAGCGCAATTGGATGGAATGTCCGACAAAAGTGATTAGCTCTCAG ACCCCAATGCCAACCAACAGAAAAAGCCACAGTGCTGTGGTCATAGGGTCGTCTATGCTTATCTACGGTGGCTTCATAGACATCAAGGGATCCTCACAAGAATTTTGGAGTTTGGATCTTG ATACAATGGTCTGGTCGCTACTCACTGATATACATCAAAGATCACTTAGCCCAGGTCCAAGACATAGTCACTCTGGAATGGTTTACCAGAGCTGCATGTACCTATTTGGTGGTTTACAAGGATTGAAAGAGCAGAGAGATTTCTGGAAGTGGAATCCTGCCAGCTATACATGGAGTTCACTCAAAACCAA GTTCGGACCCTCAAAATTGATTGGTCACTCGGCGGTAGCCTACAAAGAAAGCATGCTTCTTTTTGGTGGAGGAGAAAGCCTTAACAATCCAATGGGCTCTCTATGGAAGTACGACTTCTCCACTCACACATGGTCACAAGTAATCAAAATGCCAGGATCAAGTTCTCCAGATAAGATTCACCACTGTTGCATTGGTGTGGGTCTGAACTACTCAGCCCATACAACCAGCATATCTTCAGAAAGTAACTTAAAGCAACAATCTGAGAAATGTAGGCctttcaaaaacaaatgttatccTGCCTCACTCACTTTTCTAGGATCAGAAGGTGCTATAGAGCTGCAAACCTTTACCTTGGAAAAGTGTCATCACAAAACACTTGATGtcacagaaaaagacaaatgtGAGCTATTGGAAAGAAATGTGCATCAGGTTGATAGCTCTTTAACATTTGAAAACCAAGCATTCAATAAACATTGGAGCTGCACAGAGGAGGAGTTGTTCGAAGAAGAGAATCAAGATACATTCAAGCATTTGCCTGACATGCTGCTGGTTTTGGGAGGCAGACCATTTTCTGCATTTAAGCCTATCTCTGTTTGGCAAATGACTCTTTCAGACTGTTGA
- the klhdc3l gene encoding uncharacterized protein klhdc3l isoform X2, whose amino-acid sequence MVVYKGFIYVFGGTLDSGYASLRCPLWVYDIAKRNWMECPTKVISSQTPMPTNRKSHSAVVIGSSMLIYGGFIDIKGSSQEFWSLDLDTMVWSLLTDIHQRSLSPGPRHSHSGMVYQSCMYLFGGLQGLKEQRDFWKWNPASYTWSSLKTKFGPSKLIGHSAVAYKESMLLFGGGESLNNPMGSLWKYDFSTHTWSQVIKMPGSSSPDKIHHCCIGVGLNYSAHTTSISSESNLKQQSEKCRPFKNKCYPASLTFLGSEGAIELQTFTLEKCHHKTLDVTEKDKCELLERNVHQVDSSLTFENQAFNKHWSCTEEELFEEENQDTFKHLPDMLLVLGGRPFSAFKPISVWQMTLSDC is encoded by the exons ATGGTCGTTTACAAG GGCTTTATTTACGTCTTTGGAGGCACACTAGATTCAGGATACGCCTCGTTGAGATGTCCCCTTTGGGTGTATGACATCG CAAAGCGCAATTGGATGGAATGTCCGACAAAAGTGATTAGCTCTCAG ACCCCAATGCCAACCAACAGAAAAAGCCACAGTGCTGTGGTCATAGGGTCGTCTATGCTTATCTACGGTGGCTTCATAGACATCAAGGGATCCTCACAAGAATTTTGGAGTTTGGATCTTG ATACAATGGTCTGGTCGCTACTCACTGATATACATCAAAGATCACTTAGCCCAGGTCCAAGACATAGTCACTCTGGAATGGTTTACCAGAGCTGCATGTACCTATTTGGTGGTTTACAAGGATTGAAAGAGCAGAGAGATTTCTGGAAGTGGAATCCTGCCAGCTATACATGGAGTTCACTCAAAACCAA GTTCGGACCCTCAAAATTGATTGGTCACTCGGCGGTAGCCTACAAAGAAAGCATGCTTCTTTTTGGTGGAGGAGAAAGCCTTAACAATCCAATGGGCTCTCTATGGAAGTACGACTTCTCCACTCACACATGGTCACAAGTAATCAAAATGCCAGGATCAAGTTCTCCAGATAAGATTCACCACTGTTGCATTGGTGTGGGTCTGAACTACTCAGCCCATACAACCAGCATATCTTCAGAAAGTAACTTAAAGCAACAATCTGAGAAATGTAGGCctttcaaaaacaaatgttatccTGCCTCACTCACTTTTCTAGGATCAGAAGGTGCTATAGAGCTGCAAACCTTTACCTTGGAAAAGTGTCATCACAAAACACTTGATGtcacagaaaaagacaaatgtGAGCTATTGGAAAGAAATGTGCATCAGGTTGATAGCTCTTTAACATTTGAAAACCAAGCATTCAATAAACATTGGAGCTGCACAGAGGAGGAGTTGTTCGAAGAAGAGAATCAAGATACATTCAAGCATTTGCCTGACATGCTGCTGGTTTTGGGAGGCAGACCATTTTCTGCATTTAAGCCTATCTCTGTTTGGCAAATGACTCTTTCAGACTGTTGA
- the ubxn4 gene encoding UBX domain-containing protein 4 isoform X1: MIWFNGSIPDAIHLAKQRGFVFVIVIVGEDEQSTNLMSSWEDDVVLEMAQISCVAIKVDAKSDTCLQFSQIYPVVCVPSSFFIGENGIPLEVIAGSVSATELRLRIEKVQKMHAEKNGVSMSQETTATMRIGPNQPSMNALSAPAMPTDEFRRPASAEATEEPMVGQSTMSTSASGPDPTSLFSGEEHNAEGFNMNMDGTHQHGVHRVTLEEEDQNQIKKPKMAKDILDFRRDEKTKRLLEERKQEREEDHAARERVKQQIAMDRAERAARYSKSFEEAQQVRQAKQAEFDATKNTIVRQRSSMTRLQFRLPDGSSFTNQFSSQSRLQEAHQFVSKEVGNRYGNFSMATMFPRREFSNEDLNKTFLELELAPSASIVILPYGRPTSAVVQSHTGGTWAVLSTFFYPVLTIWRFLMSFLFPTPPQETSRSSFPQSQSYSNSATPPDNPKRESTPLEKEPKNFKKDGKICQLRAQEDSEDDNNTWNGNSTQQM, encoded by the exons ATGATTTGGTTTAATGGGTCCATACCGGACGCCATTCATTTGGCCAAACAGAGGGGTTTTGTCTTCGTCATCGTCATTGTAG GTGAAGATGAGCAGTCAACAAACCTAATGTCCAGTTGGGAAGATGACGTTGTCCTGGAGATGGCTCAAATAAGTTGTGTGGCAATTAAAGTTGACGCCAAAAG TGACACGTGTTTGCAGTTCTCACAGATCT ATCCAGTGGTCTGCGTTCCCTCAAGTTTTTTTATCGGAGAAAATGGTATTCCTTTGGAGGTCATAGCTGGAAGTGTATCTGCTACAGAACTGCGACTTAgaattgaaaaagtacaaaag atgcatgcagaaaaaaatggcgttaGTATGTCACAAGAGACAACTGCCACTATGAGGATCGGCCCAAACCAACCTTCCATGAATGCGCTCTCAGCTCCTGCAATGCCCACAGATGAGTTCAGGAGGCCCGCCTCAGCAGAGGCGACAGAAG AACCTATGGTTGGCCAATCAACTATGTCTACTTCAGCAAGTGGACCAGATCCCACAAGTTTATTTTCGGGTGAAGAACACAATGCAGAAGG atTTAACATGAACATGGATGGCACACATCAGCATGGGGTGCATAGGGTGACATTGGAAGAAGAG GATCAGAATCAGATCAAAAAGCCAAAGATGGCAAAGGACATACTTGACTTTAGGAGGGATGAGAAGACAAAGCGACTTCTGGAAGAGAGGAAGCAAGAAAGGGAGGAGGATCACGCTGCCAGGGAGAGAGTCAAACAACAAATTGCTATG GATCGAGCTGAAAGAGCAGCCCGTTATTCCAAATCTTTTGAGGAGGCTCAGCAAGTGCGACAGGCTAAACAGGCAGAGTTTGATGCAACAAAGAATACTATTGTGAGACAAAGGAG TTCCATGACAAGGCTCCAGTTCCGCCTTCCAGATGGTTCATCATTCACGAACCAGTTCTCCTCACAGAGCAGACTTCAAGAAGCTCATCAGTTTGTTAGTAAG GAAGTTGGAAACCGGTATGGCAACTTTTCTATGGCCACCATGTTCCCAAGAAGGGAATTTAGCAATGAAGACCTCAATAAGACTTTCTTGGAGCTGGAACTTGCCCCAAGTGCATCCATTGTAATTTTGCCT TATGGCAGACCTACTTCTGCAGTTGTCCAGTCCCATACAGGTGGTACATGGGCTGTCCTGAGCACTTTCTTCTACCCTGTTCTCACCATATGGCGATTCCTTATGTCCTTCCTGTTTCCAACCCCACCACAAGAAACATCTAGGAGTTCTTTCCCCCAGTCTCAGTCTTACTCCAATTCTGCAACACCCCCTGATAATCCAAAACG aGAATCTACACCTTTGGAAAAAGAGCCCAAGAATTTCAAGAAAGATGGGAAAATATGCCAGCTCAGGGCTCAAGAGGACAGTGAAGATGACAACAATACCTGGAATGGAAACTCAACACAGCAAATGTAG
- the ubxn4 gene encoding UBX domain-containing protein 4 isoform X2, with protein sequence MSSWEDDVVLEMAQISCVAIKVDAKSDTCLQFSQIYPVVCVPSSFFIGENGIPLEVIAGSVSATELRLRIEKVQKMHAEKNGVSMSQETTATMRIGPNQPSMNALSAPAMPTDEFRRPASAEATEEPMVGQSTMSTSASGPDPTSLFSGEEHNAEGFNMNMDGTHQHGVHRVTLEEEDQNQIKKPKMAKDILDFRRDEKTKRLLEERKQEREEDHAARERVKQQIAMDRAERAARYSKSFEEAQQVRQAKQAEFDATKNTIVRQRSSMTRLQFRLPDGSSFTNQFSSQSRLQEAHQFVSKEVGNRYGNFSMATMFPRREFSNEDLNKTFLELELAPSASIVILPYGRPTSAVVQSHTGGTWAVLSTFFYPVLTIWRFLMSFLFPTPPQETSRSSFPQSQSYSNSATPPDNPKRESTPLEKEPKNFKKDGKICQLRAQEDSEDDNNTWNGNSTQQM encoded by the exons ATGTCCAGTTGGGAAGATGACGTTGTCCTGGAGATGGCTCAAATAAGTTGTGTGGCAATTAAAGTTGACGCCAAAAG TGACACGTGTTTGCAGTTCTCACAGATCT ATCCAGTGGTCTGCGTTCCCTCAAGTTTTTTTATCGGAGAAAATGGTATTCCTTTGGAGGTCATAGCTGGAAGTGTATCTGCTACAGAACTGCGACTTAgaattgaaaaagtacaaaag atgcatgcagaaaaaaatggcgttaGTATGTCACAAGAGACAACTGCCACTATGAGGATCGGCCCAAACCAACCTTCCATGAATGCGCTCTCAGCTCCTGCAATGCCCACAGATGAGTTCAGGAGGCCCGCCTCAGCAGAGGCGACAGAAG AACCTATGGTTGGCCAATCAACTATGTCTACTTCAGCAAGTGGACCAGATCCCACAAGTTTATTTTCGGGTGAAGAACACAATGCAGAAGG atTTAACATGAACATGGATGGCACACATCAGCATGGGGTGCATAGGGTGACATTGGAAGAAGAG GATCAGAATCAGATCAAAAAGCCAAAGATGGCAAAGGACATACTTGACTTTAGGAGGGATGAGAAGACAAAGCGACTTCTGGAAGAGAGGAAGCAAGAAAGGGAGGAGGATCACGCTGCCAGGGAGAGAGTCAAACAACAAATTGCTATG GATCGAGCTGAAAGAGCAGCCCGTTATTCCAAATCTTTTGAGGAGGCTCAGCAAGTGCGACAGGCTAAACAGGCAGAGTTTGATGCAACAAAGAATACTATTGTGAGACAAAGGAG TTCCATGACAAGGCTCCAGTTCCGCCTTCCAGATGGTTCATCATTCACGAACCAGTTCTCCTCACAGAGCAGACTTCAAGAAGCTCATCAGTTTGTTAGTAAG GAAGTTGGAAACCGGTATGGCAACTTTTCTATGGCCACCATGTTCCCAAGAAGGGAATTTAGCAATGAAGACCTCAATAAGACTTTCTTGGAGCTGGAACTTGCCCCAAGTGCATCCATTGTAATTTTGCCT TATGGCAGACCTACTTCTGCAGTTGTCCAGTCCCATACAGGTGGTACATGGGCTGTCCTGAGCACTTTCTTCTACCCTGTTCTCACCATATGGCGATTCCTTATGTCCTTCCTGTTTCCAACCCCACCACAAGAAACATCTAGGAGTTCTTTCCCCCAGTCTCAGTCTTACTCCAATTCTGCAACACCCCCTGATAATCCAAAACG aGAATCTACACCTTTGGAAAAAGAGCCCAAGAATTTCAAGAAAGATGGGAAAATATGCCAGCTCAGGGCTCAAGAGGACAGTGAAGATGACAACAATACCTGGAATGGAAACTCAACACAGCAAATGTAG